From one Macellibacteroides fermentans genomic stretch:
- a CDS encoding DUF4831 family protein produces the protein MKNFILIAGLMFSFSMTAQTKVVKMNAVKSNNFGVAYSLPLTTFTIDAEVTKITSKAGPYYKYAEKYLGVKDVITEDKVVFQLDKVTLENKGIPDKENSYMVEFKSGTTAPFVYLTEEGLICSINAEVDESIFSADSTKKKKVVPAGINSASVLSEELLMAGSTAKQAEVAAKQIYRIRESRLNILTGEADNLPPDGDAMKLVIEQLEQQEKALTNLFTGVVTKESLQKQFTIQPTGNMEKEILFRFSELMGIVDADNLGGAPVYINLTATEKAPVLDPKEAEKKLKNMKGIIYNLPGKATIEIKMNNKTLYQGEHQVTQFGSQESLAPSMFEDKKAPVKVYFYPQTGAIKQIIQ, from the coding sequence GGTCTGATGTTCTCTTTTTCCATGACAGCCCAGACTAAAGTGGTAAAAATGAACGCCGTTAAGAGCAACAATTTCGGTGTTGCTTATTCGCTTCCGCTTACAACATTTACAATAGACGCTGAAGTTACTAAAATTACAAGCAAGGCCGGTCCTTATTATAAATATGCCGAGAAATACCTGGGCGTTAAAGATGTTATTACCGAAGACAAGGTAGTTTTTCAACTTGACAAGGTAACATTGGAAAACAAGGGAATTCCGGATAAGGAAAACTCGTACATGGTTGAATTTAAATCGGGTACCACAGCTCCGTTTGTCTATCTTACGGAAGAGGGTCTGATCTGTTCCATCAATGCAGAGGTAGACGAAAGTATATTCAGTGCCGACTCTACCAAAAAGAAAAAAGTGGTTCCTGCCGGTATCAATTCCGCCTCTGTGCTTTCAGAAGAACTTCTGATGGCGGGATCTACAGCCAAACAGGCAGAAGTAGCAGCCAAACAAATCTATCGCATACGTGAAAGCCGCCTCAATATACTAACAGGCGAAGCTGATAACCTGCCACCCGATGGCGATGCCATGAAACTGGTTATCGAACAGTTGGAACAACAGGAAAAAGCGCTCACCAACCTCTTTACCGGGGTGGTGACCAAAGAATCGTTGCAAAAACAATTCACCATACAGCCTACCGGCAACATGGAAAAAGAAATCCTGTTCCGCTTTTCGGAACTGATGGGAATTGTGGATGCCGATAATCTGGGAGGAGCTCCTGTATACATCAACCTTACGGCTACCGAGAAGGCTCCCGTACTGGATCCTAAAGAGGCTGAAAAGAAACTCAAAAATATGAAAGGCATTATCTACAATCTGCCTGGCAAAGCCACAATAGAGATAAAAATGAACAACAAGACCCTGTACCAGGGAGAACACCAGGTAACACAATTTGGTAGTCAGGAGTCGCTCGCACCTTCCATGTTTGAAGACAAGAAAGCACCTGTAAAGGTTTATTTCTACCCGCAGACCGGTGCCATCAAACAGATCATTCAATAA
- a CDS encoding peptide MFS transporter — MFKGHPKGLIIASIANMGERFGFYTMMAILLLFLQAKFGLDQVEAGSIYSTFYFLIYVLALVGGFVADRWLGLGKTIFSGIVLMFLGYIVIAIPGTGLYPVLGGLLIIALGNGLFKGNLQALVGNLYDDPKYSQLRDRAFSIFYMCINIGAIFAPHAATGIRNWWLAQHGLSYNGALPKMCHDLINGKLSDTSVMQNLANEVSGGTAVTDLTVFANTYLDVFNTGYHFAFAIAACSMLISMLVYTFAKKYLAPGDVTAAQQATAAAASGVKIEKMPWIEEKKRLIALGLVFLIVIFFWMSFHQNGVTLTLFARDYTETHVGPGTSLIFNIFSLMGIAAGVGGLIVAFSKTRMLNRIIGVIAFVAGTAIAINFYNEFVAANGSPISPEIFQSFNPLFVVTLTPVVVGFFAWLNKKGIEPSAPRKIGIGMFLAAASFLIMIVGSLGLVAPKDLAEGTDAERASAYWLIATYFSLTISELFLSPMGISFVSKVAPPRFKGLMQGGWLCATALGNQLLVIGTILWGKAEIWQVWVFFTVCCIISGSIIFALMKRLEAVAK, encoded by the coding sequence ATGTTTAAAGGACATCCTAAAGGATTAATTATCGCCTCTATTGCCAATATGGGTGAACGCTTCGGCTTTTACACCATGATGGCGATCCTGTTGCTATTCTTACAGGCTAAATTCGGACTCGATCAGGTTGAGGCCGGAAGTATTTATTCTACGTTCTATTTTTTGATCTATGTACTCGCGCTGGTAGGTGGCTTTGTGGCCGACCGATGGTTGGGACTTGGAAAGACCATTTTTTCGGGTATCGTACTTATGTTTCTGGGATACATAGTTATTGCCATTCCCGGAACCGGTCTATACCCTGTATTGGGTGGATTGCTGATTATCGCTTTGGGTAACGGTTTGTTTAAAGGAAACCTGCAGGCTCTTGTTGGTAACCTGTACGACGATCCTAAATACAGTCAGCTTCGCGACCGTGCATTCAGTATCTTCTATATGTGTATCAATATCGGTGCTATTTTTGCTCCCCACGCAGCTACGGGTATTCGTAACTGGTGGCTAGCTCAGCACGGACTGTCTTATAACGGTGCACTGCCTAAAATGTGCCACGACCTTATCAACGGCAAACTGAGCGACACTTCTGTGATGCAGAATCTTGCCAACGAAGTAAGCGGTGGCACTGCTGTAACAGACCTTACCGTATTTGCCAATACCTACCTGGATGTATTTAACACCGGCTATCATTTTGCATTTGCCATTGCCGCCTGTTCAATGCTTATTTCCATGTTGGTCTATACGTTTGCTAAAAAATACCTTGCACCGGGCGATGTTACTGCTGCTCAGCAGGCCACTGCCGCTGCTGCAAGTGGTGTTAAAATAGAAAAGATGCCTTGGATCGAGGAAAAGAAACGCCTTATCGCACTCGGTCTGGTATTCCTTATCGTAATTTTCTTCTGGATGTCGTTCCACCAGAACGGAGTTACACTTACTCTGTTTGCCAGAGACTACACAGAAACACATGTAGGTCCGGGAACCAGCCTTATCTTCAATATCTTCTCTCTGATGGGTATTGCAGCCGGTGTAGGTGGATTGATTGTTGCTTTCTCTAAAACCAGAATGTTGAATCGTATCATCGGCGTGATTGCCTTCGTTGCCGGTACAGCTATAGCCATCAACTTCTACAATGAATTTGTTGCTGCTAACGGATCTCCTATCTCTCCCGAAATTTTCCAATCCTTCAATCCGTTGTTTGTTGTAACACTTACACCGGTAGTGGTTGGATTCTTTGCTTGGTTGAATAAGAAAGGTATCGAGCCTTCAGCTCCCCGTAAAATCGGTATCGGTATGTTTTTGGCTGCCGCTTCATTCCTTATCATGATTGTTGGTTCACTGGGACTGGTTGCTCCAAAAGATCTTGCCGAAGGAACAGATGCCGAACGTGCATCGGCCTATTGGTTGATTGCCACCTATTTCTCGCTGACTATCTCCGAGCTGTTCTTAAGTCCGATGGGTATCTCCTTCGTTTCGAAGGTTGCTCCTCCCCGTTTCAAGGGACTTATGCAAGGAGGTTGGTTGTGTGCCACCGCATTGGGTAATCAGTTGCTGGTAATCGGTACAATTCTTTGGGGTAAAGCAGAAATCTGGCAGGTATGGGTATTCTTTACCGTATGCTGTATCATTTCCGGATCAATTATCTTCGCCCTGATGAAGAGACTGGAAGCAGTAGCCAAGTAA
- a CDS encoding L,D-transpeptidase — protein sequence MNRIFLLSPLLMFIFIFTFCSQKEDTSVLEESNVPDTTTIVSPAPIIIVIEKDLLYNEYTLADEYPYKDTIRSFQWDKIRDLLHLLDSVQQQHNNWAILQNYKNMNGVAPLVKEFKRNVYKRVADMHGVERFQSVPLFHPADTVTGERYGRDGSPVRYLGEEGGLARVCLLSSDEEWLVPQKYVKVIGDTITFNHAVFVDRHNQNIATLEKVGSKWLVRSMNPITTGLHRPPYAQETPLGIFLLQEKKQKMIYHKDGTTETGGFAPWASRFTNGAYLHGVPVNVPRTTPIEYSASLGTTPRSHMCVRNATSHAKFIYEWAPAEKTVVFVLE from the coding sequence ATGAATCGAATATTCCTTCTTTCACCGTTACTGATGTTCATATTTATTTTCACCTTTTGCTCTCAAAAGGAAGATACATCTGTTTTGGAAGAAAGCAATGTACCCGACACCACAACCATCGTCTCACCGGCGCCTATTATAATCGTCATCGAAAAGGATCTGCTTTACAACGAGTATACATTGGCCGATGAATACCCTTATAAAGATACGATCCGGAGTTTCCAATGGGATAAGATACGCGACCTGTTACATCTTCTGGACTCGGTTCAGCAGCAACATAATAATTGGGCTATCCTGCAAAACTATAAGAATATGAATGGGGTAGCTCCGCTGGTCAAAGAATTCAAACGAAACGTCTACAAGCGTGTGGCTGACATGCATGGAGTAGAGCGCTTCCAATCCGTCCCCCTGTTTCATCCCGCTGATACGGTAACCGGAGAACGCTATGGGCGCGACGGCTCGCCAGTCAGATACCTCGGAGAAGAAGGCGGATTAGCCCGGGTATGCCTTTTGTCGTCAGACGAAGAGTGGCTCGTGCCCCAAAAATACGTCAAAGTAATTGGAGACACGATCACTTTCAACCATGCCGTTTTTGTAGATCGGCACAACCAGAATATCGCCACGCTGGAAAAGGTCGGTTCCAAGTGGCTGGTACGAAGCATGAATCCCATCACCACCGGTCTGCACCGTCCTCCATACGCGCAGGAAACTCCATTAGGAATTTTCCTTCTGCAGGAAAAGAAGCAGAAAATGATATATCATAAAGATGGGACTACCGAAACAGGAGGCTTCGCTCCCTGGGCAAGCCGTTTTACCAACGGTGCCTACCTGCATGGTGTACCCGTAAATGTACCTCGCACCACCCCGATTGAGTATAGTGCTAGTCTGGGCACAACGCCTCGTTCGCACATGTGTGTACGTAATGCCACTTCACACGCTAAATTTATATACGAATGGGCTCCGGCAGAAAAAACAGTAGTTTTTGTACTCGAATAG
- a CDS encoding murein L,D-transpeptidase catalytic domain family protein yields the protein MYRFVLFLLLLLTPVHFSSTTSWIEAADNNKLSGSMQLYLDMQLSDRVSFPAFEQALSGYEKIAHRKNIITLIDFTKPSSEERLFVLDMDQHCVLYSSVVSHGRNSGTNYATSFSNKTGSYQSSLGFYVTENTYNGKNGYSLILEGLEKGFNDRAKERAIVIHGAAYSNPSVIANTGRLGRSQGCPALPEAVSAKIIDTIKGGSVLYIYAGNSEYAQKSEFL from the coding sequence ATGTATAGATTTGTATTATTTTTATTGTTATTACTGACTCCAGTTCATTTTTCCTCAACGACTTCCTGGATAGAAGCCGCCGACAACAACAAATTGTCCGGAAGTATGCAGTTGTATCTGGATATGCAGTTGTCCGACCGGGTGAGTTTTCCGGCCTTTGAGCAAGCGCTTTCCGGTTACGAAAAGATTGCGCACCGGAAAAATATCATAACATTGATCGATTTCACCAAACCGTCCTCGGAAGAACGTCTTTTTGTTTTGGATATGGATCAGCACTGTGTATTATATTCATCTGTTGTTTCGCACGGCAGAAACAGCGGCACCAATTATGCCACTTCCTTCTCTAATAAGACGGGATCGTATCAAAGCTCTCTCGGATTTTATGTAACAGAAAACACCTATAACGGAAAAAACGGTTACTCCCTTATACTCGAGGGACTGGAAAAAGGATTCAACGACCGGGCTAAAGAACGCGCCATTGTGATCCACGGAGCCGCCTATTCAAATCCTTCGGTAATCGCCAATACAGGACGGTTAGGCCGCAGTCAGGGCTGCCCGGCACTACCCGAGGCAGTCAGCGCCAAAATCATCGATACCATTAAAGGCGGAAGTGTATTGTATATCTATGCCGGTAATTCGGAATATGCGCAGAAAAGTGAATTTCTGTAA
- the tpx gene encoding thiol peroxidase: MASVNFKGIEVHTNGSLPEVGTVAPDFKGVKTDLSELSLNDLKGKKVVLNVFPSLDTSVCAASVRRFNKEVASLSNTVVLAVSKDLPFAHGRFCTTEGIENVVALSAFRCSCFEDKYGMLLIDGPLKGLLARGVIVIDEAGKVVYEELVPEITTEPNYEAVLASLH; encoded by the coding sequence ATGGCAAGCGTAAATTTTAAAGGTATTGAGGTACACACAAACGGTTCACTGCCGGAAGTAGGAACAGTAGCTCCAGATTTTAAAGGTGTAAAAACTGATTTGTCTGAGTTGTCACTGAATGATTTAAAAGGGAAAAAAGTCGTATTAAATGTTTTTCCAAGTCTGGATACTTCGGTTTGTGCCGCTTCTGTAAGAAGATTTAATAAAGAAGTAGCTTCTTTAAGCAATACGGTGGTATTGGCAGTATCGAAAGATTTACCTTTTGCGCATGGACGTTTCTGTACTACGGAAGGTATTGAAAATGTAGTTGCACTTTCAGCGTTTCGTTGTTCATGCTTTGAAGATAAGTACGGGATGCTTCTGATTGATGGCCCTCTAAAAGGTTTACTTGCAAGAGGAGTTATAGTAATTGACGAAGCAGGCAAGGTTGTTTACGAGGAATTAGTTCCGGAAATTACAACTGAGCCAAATTATGAAGCTGTATTAGCTTCATTACATTAA